A part of Haemorhous mexicanus isolate bHaeMex1 chromosome 25, bHaeMex1.pri, whole genome shotgun sequence genomic DNA contains:
- the PTPN7 gene encoding tyrosine-protein phosphatase non-receptor type 7 isoform X2 yields the protein MVQACLVCSRVHRGSLAARAAAEDMDKTDKPSPPAKKHVRLQERRGSNVSLVLDMSSLGNVEPIQPVCTPRDITLKFLRTSSHVLRKQELQQHAQSLAQLQEEFLGYAGRPREYIATQGPLLNTVSDFWQMVWQEEAPIIVMITELQECKEKCVHYWPEKEGTYGPFTILVQGVSKSVEYVVRDLSIQLGKECRKVKHILFPSWPDQQTPESAKPLLHLVAKVEEALQTAASPGPIVVHCSAGIGRTGCFIATRIGCQQLQDTGEVDILGIVCHLRIDRGGMIQTSEQYQFLHHTLALYASQLPEEAAH from the exons ATGGTCCAGGCCTGCTTGGTGTGCTCCAGAGTTCACAggggcagcctggcagcccgggcagctgcagaggacaTGGACAAGACAGACAAGCCCAGTCCCCCTGCCAAGAAGCACGTGCGACTCCAGGAGAG GAGGGGCTCCAATGTGTCACTAGTGCTGGATATGAGCTCTCTAGGGAACGTGgagcccatccagcctgtctGCACACCACGGGACATCACACTGAAGTTTCTGAGGACATCCAGCCACGTGCTGAGGAAacaggagctccagcagcacgcccagagcctggcacagctccaggaggagtTTTTG GGCTacgcggggcggccccgggagTACATCGCCACACAGGGCCCCCTGCTGAACACCGTGAGCGACTTCTGGCAGATGGTGTGGCAGGAGGAGGCTCCCATCATCGTCATGATCACCGAGCTCCAGGAGTGCAAGGAG AAATGTGTTCACTACTGGCCCGAGAAGGAGGGCACCTATGGCCCCTTCACCATCCTCGTACAGGGGGTGAGCAAGTCTGTGGAGTACGTGGTGCGGGATCTCTCCATCCAG CTTGGGAAGGAATGCCGCAAGGTCAAGCACATCCTCTTCCCCTCCTGGCCGGACCAGCAGACACCTGAGTCAGCCAAGCCCCTGCTGCACCTGGTGGCCAAGGTGGAGGAGGCTCTGCAgactgcagccagcccagggcccaTCGTGGTGCACTGCAG CGCGGGCATCGGCCGCACCGGCTGCTTCATTGCCACCAGGATcgggtgccagcagctgcaggacacgGGGGAGGTGGATATCCTGGGCATCGTGTGCCATCTGCGCATAGACAG
- the PTPN7 gene encoding tyrosine-protein phosphatase non-receptor type 7 isoform X1 has protein sequence MVQACLVCSRVHRGSLAARAAAEDMDKTDKPSPPAKKHVRLQERRGSNVSLVLDMSSLGNVEPIQPVCTPRDITLKFLRTSSHVLRKQELQQHAQSLAQLQEEFLKIPPNFVSPEELEIPGRAFKDRYKTILPNPESRVCLRRAGSQEEDSYINANYITGYAGRPREYIATQGPLLNTVSDFWQMVWQEEAPIIVMITELQECKEKCVHYWPEKEGTYGPFTILVQGVSKSVEYVVRDLSIQLGKECRKVKHILFPSWPDQQTPESAKPLLHLVAKVEEALQTAASPGPIVVHCSAGIGRTGCFIATRIGCQQLQDTGEVDILGIVCHLRIDRGGMIQTSEQYQFLHHTLALYASQLPEEAAH, from the exons ATGGTCCAGGCCTGCTTGGTGTGCTCCAGAGTTCACAggggcagcctggcagcccgggcagctgcagaggacaTGGACAAGACAGACAAGCCCAGTCCCCCTGCCAAGAAGCACGTGCGACTCCAGGAGAG GAGGGGCTCCAATGTGTCACTAGTGCTGGATATGAGCTCTCTAGGGAACGTGgagcccatccagcctgtctGCACACCACGGGACATCACACTGAAGTTTCTGAGGACATCCAGCCACGTGCTGAGGAAacaggagctccagcagcacgcccagagcctggcacagctccaggaggagtTTTTG AAAATCCCACCCAACTTTgtgagtccagaggagctggaaatCCCTGGGCGTGCTTTCAAGGACAGATACAAAACCATTCTCCCCA ATCCTGAGAGTCGGGTCTGCctcaggagggctgggagccaggaggAAGACAGCTACATAAATGCCAACTACATCACA GGCTacgcggggcggccccgggagTACATCGCCACACAGGGCCCCCTGCTGAACACCGTGAGCGACTTCTGGCAGATGGTGTGGCAGGAGGAGGCTCCCATCATCGTCATGATCACCGAGCTCCAGGAGTGCAAGGAG AAATGTGTTCACTACTGGCCCGAGAAGGAGGGCACCTATGGCCCCTTCACCATCCTCGTACAGGGGGTGAGCAAGTCTGTGGAGTACGTGGTGCGGGATCTCTCCATCCAG CTTGGGAAGGAATGCCGCAAGGTCAAGCACATCCTCTTCCCCTCCTGGCCGGACCAGCAGACACCTGAGTCAGCCAAGCCCCTGCTGCACCTGGTGGCCAAGGTGGAGGAGGCTCTGCAgactgcagccagcccagggcccaTCGTGGTGCACTGCAG CGCGGGCATCGGCCGCACCGGCTGCTTCATTGCCACCAGGATcgggtgccagcagctgcaggacacgGGGGAGGTGGATATCCTGGGCATCGTGTGCCATCTGCGCATAGACAG